GGCCAAATATGGCGTCGACGTGGGTTTTTCCGTCAATCCAGGTAATACGCAGGGATTTGTTCGGGGCGGACTTGCGGATGGTTATGCCTGGATCGGGCAGCCAGCGTTTACGCGTCGCAGCATTGGTCCAGGCTTTATACAAGACCTCTACTGGTACCGCTACGGTTATCGACCGGACTATAGCGTAGCCGTCGGGGCGCAAGTTCTTCCTACGCAGGCCATGTTCCATCAAGTAGGTGCGCGCGATCGCCTGACGGTACCAGCGACGCACCTCGTAGTGCTCTGCCAGGTAGGCCACGATCTCGCCCTGTTCCATCTTGGTGGCCTCGATGCCGTCCAGGATGGCGAACCACTCGGCCCAGCCCTTAGCCGTCCTCATCCGGATGATGCGATCGCGGATGTTGGCGGAGGCGGGAGTGAAGGCTTTAGCGGTCATAATAGTATTTTCCTTATTTATGTTAATATAAGCACATGGCAGGGGTGGATGGTAGTGGTAGAATTAGGTGAGGCAGCCACGGTAATCCGTCTCGTGAGCCTCTAACTTGCCTGGAATAAGCTTCCGATTCGCAGCCGGGTGGGCTTTTATTCGCCCGACCACTAGCTTCCAAATTAACCCTTAGCTACCGTCTCCTCCGCGCCCAGCGCACTACCATAGTGGAGACGACCATGCCGACGGCCAGGAAGGGGGCGAGGGTG
This genomic stretch from Candidatus Neomarinimicrobiota bacterium harbors:
- a CDS encoding SRPBCC domain-containing protein, translating into MTAKAFTPASANIRDRIIRMRTAKGWAEWFAILDGIEATKMEQGEIVAYLAEHYEVRRWYRQAIARTYLMEHGLRRKNLRPDGYAIVRSITVAVPVEVLYKAWTNAATRKRWLPDPGITIRKSAPNKSLRITWIDGKTHVDAIFGHSKNQGSNVIVQHRKLPEEADTERMKAYWTESLERLKAIL